A single region of the Ziziphus jujuba cultivar Dongzao chromosome 10, ASM3175591v1 genome encodes:
- the LOC107410766 gene encoding LOW QUALITY PROTEIN: uncharacterized protein LOC107410766 (The sequence of the model RefSeq protein was modified relative to this genomic sequence to represent the inferred CDS: substituted 1 base at 1 genomic stop codon): MCGWVSDEFSNSNYICNRLQELCAFVVLQLQVKIMGEKVVDMKNCLYKNSKEPIEARVKDLLSRMTLEEKVGQMTQIERRVATSHAIKNLGIGSILSACGNGPQFEKPLSNDWADMVDMFQKWALDSRLGIPLDDXTVHGNGSVYGATIFPHNIGLGATRCYRDPDLAQRIGRATAIEVRASGIHWNFGPCVSVCKDPRWGRCYESYNENTEIVRKMTSTVTGLQGQPPEGHPQGYPFLEGRDNIISCAKHFVGDGGTKEGVNEGNTEIEESELKRIHMLPFIDCISKGVSIIMASYSSWKGDKLHAHRYLLTEILKDNLGFKGLLVSDWKAIERLSDARGQNYRKCIELAINAGIDMVMVPYNYEEFIKHLLSLVKCGEIPMSRIDDAVERILRVKFAARLFDFPFSNRKLLDEVGCKRHRELAREAVRKSLVLLKNGKNPNKPTFLPLDKKAKRILIAGSHADNLGFQCGGWTSKWQGRSGRITQGTTILDAIKEAVGKETEVIYEESPSIGTLSRQDISYAVVAVGEEPYAESFGDNKELLIPFNGTEIINLVAERIPTLVIIISGRPLVLEAWLLDKIDGLVAAWLPGTEGGGIADLIFGDHDFHGKLPMTWFKRVSQLPMDVANGKSYDPLFPLGFGLTLCNRLANGIHPVNYEN, from the exons ATGTGTGGTTGGGTTTCGGATGaattttcaaattccaattACATATGCAATCGTCTACAAGAGCTGTGTGCATTTGTGGTTTTGCAATTGCAGGTTAAGATAATGGGAGAAAAAGTGGTAGACATGAAGAACTGCCTGTACAAGAACTCAAAAGAACCCATTGAAGCTCGAGTCAAGGACCTTCTTTCTCGAATGACTTTGGAAGAGAAGGTTGGACAGATGACCCAAATTGAACGCCGTGTTGCAACCTCTCATGCCATTAAAAACTTGGGCATTG GCAGTATACTAAGTGCTTGCGGTAATGGGCCCCAATTTGAGAAACCTTTATCGAATGATTGGGCTGACATGGTGGACATGTTCCAGAAGTGGGCCCTCGACTCACGACTTGGGATACCTCTGGATGATTGAACTGTTCATGGAAACGGTAGCGTTTATGGTGCCACTATATTCCCCCATAACATCGGTCTTGGTGCCACcag GTGTTATAGAGATCCAGATTTAGCTCAAAGGATTGGTAGAGCAACAGCTATTGAAGTTAGAGCGAGTGGCATTCACTGGAATTTTGGTCCATGTGTCTCT GTGTGCAAAGATCCCAGATGGGGAAGATGTTACGAGAGTTATAATGAAAACACTGAAATCGTTAGAAAAATGACCTCCACTGTTACAGGCTTACAAGGGCAGCCACCCGAAGGACACCCACAGGGCTACCCTTTTCTTGAGGGAAG AGACAATATTATTTCATGTGCCAAGCATTTTGTGGGAGATGGAGGGACTAAGGAGGGTGTAAATGAGGGAAATACTGAAATAGAGGAAAGTGAACTAAAGAGGATTCATATGTTGCCCTTTATCGACTGCATTTCAAAGGGAGTTTCCATTATTATGGCATCCTATTCTAGCTGGAAAGGAGACAAGCTGCATGCTCACCGTTATCTCTTGACTGAAATTCTCAAAGATAACCTTGGTTTTAAG GGTTTACTAGTTTCTGATTGGAAAGCCATTGAACGGCTTAGTGATGCTCGTGGCCAAAACTACCGTAAATGCATTGAGTTGGCCATTAATGCAGGAATTGACATG gtgATGGTGCCTTACAACTATGAAGAATTTATAAAGCATTTATTATCTTTGGTGAAATGTGGGGAAATACCAATGAGCAGGATAGATGACGCTGTTGAACGCATCCTGAGAGTGAAATTTGCTGCTCGTCTTTTCGACTTTCCTTTCAGTAACAGAAAATTACTAGATGAAGTTGGCTGCAAg CGGCATAGAGAGCTAGCACGCGAAGCAGTTCGGAAGTCTTTGGTTCTGTTAAAGAATGGAAAGAATCCAAATAAGCCTACATTTCTCCCATTAGATAAAAAAGCTAAGAGAATTCTTATTGCTGGTTCACATGCTGATAATCTTGGATTTCAATGTGGAGGATGGACAAGTAAATGGCAAGGACGCAGTGGCAGGATTACACaag GTACTACAATCCTAGACGCTATAAAGGAAGCGGTAGGAAAAGAAACAGAAGTAATTTACGAGGAATCTCCATCGATAGGCACCCTATCGAGACAAGATATATCCTATGCTGTTGTGGCTGTTGGTGAAGAGCCATATGCAGAATcttttggtgataataaagaGCTTCTAATCCCCTTCAATGGAACAGAAATCATAAACTTGGTGGCTGAAAGAATTCCCACATTGGTGATTATTATAAGTGGAAGACCTCTAGTTTTAGAGGCATGGTTGTTGGATAAGATAGATGGTCTAGTTGCTGCTTGGTTGCCTGGTACTGAAGGCGGAGGAATTGCTGACCTTATCTTTGGAGATCATGATTTCCATGGAAAATTACCAATGACATGGTTTAAAAGGGTTTCCCAACTTCCAATGGATGTTGCAAATGGAAAATCATATGACCCTTTGTTTCCTCTTGGATTTGGGTTAACCCTATGCAATAGATTGGCTAACGGTATACACCCCGTAAACTATGAAAATTAA
- the LOC107410765 gene encoding sugar transport protein 8: MPGGVMNIETGAGVEFAGKLTTQVIICSLIAACGGFMFGYDIGISGGVTSMDDFLLKFFPTVYHKKHEVKENNYCKYDNPYLQLFTSSLYLAAIVASFFASFACKKIGRRWTMRLASLFFLIGACLNAAAKNLATLIAGRLLLGAGVGFGNQAVPLFISEISPARYRGALNVLFQMLITIGILLANLINYGTSRLVPYGWRISLGGAAVPALLLMIGSIIIVETPTSLIERGHKDKAIETLRKIRGVKDVEREFEEILEATEQAKQVKNSFGNLMKRHNRPKLYCAVLLHMLQQLTGINIIMFYAPVLFQTMGFGSDASLLSSVVTGLVNVFATTVAIVTVDKWGRKKLLVEGAIQMLLGQLAMGIILAKSLHSTNEMPDTLAKVVVVLVCVFVTGFAWSWGPLGWLIASEMFPLPIRNSGYFFAVSTNMLFTFIIAQLFLTMLCHMKSGIFFFFSALLLIMCCFAAWFLPETKGIPIDEMEERAWRKHWFWKKYSEDVVPQDAKGEIQRAQSNPEEKENL; the protein is encoded by the exons ATGCCTGGAGGAGTAATGAATATCGAAACCGGCGCTGGTGTTGAATTCGCCGGCAAACTTACTACACAGGTTATAATTTGCAGTCTAATTGCAGCATGTGGAGGTTTCATGTTTGGCTATGATATTGGAATATCTG GAGGAGTGACATCCATGGATGATTTTCTGCTAAAGTTTTTCCCAACTGTGTATCATAAAAAGCACGAAGTGAAAGAAAACAATTACTGCAAATACGACAACCCGTATTTGCAGCTATTTACGTCGTCGCTTTACCTAGCAGCCATTGTGGCTTCGTTCTTTGCTTCCTTTGCATGCAAGAAAATAGGAAGAAGATGGACTATGCGGCtagcttctcttttctttttgattgGAGCTTGTTTGAACGCTGCTGCAAAGAACCTTGCCACGTTGATTGCTGGAAGGCTTCTCCTTGGTGCTGGAGTTGGATTTGGTAACCag GCCGTTCCACTGTTCATATCAGAAATTTCACCGGCAAGGTACAGAGGAGCACTCAATGTGTTATTTCAGATGCTGATCACCATCGGAATCCTGCTGGCAAATCTAATCAACTACGGGACCTCCCGTCTGGTGCCGTACGGATGGAGGATCTCACTAGGAGGAGCAGCTGTTCCCGCACTACTTCTCATGATCGGATCGATAATCATCGTGGAAACCCCGACAAGCCTGATCGAGAGAGGCCACAAAGACAAAGCAATTGAGACTCTCAGGAAGATCAGGGGAGTGAAAGACGTGGAAAGAGAGTTCGAAGAGATATTGGAAGCCACGGAGCAGGCCAAACAGGTCAAGAACTCGTTCGGCAACCTCATGAAGAGGCATAACCGGCCAAAGCTTTACTGCGCCGTCCTCCTTCACATGCTCCAGCAGCTCACCGGCATCAACATCATCATGTTTTACGCCCCGGTGCTGTTCCAGACCATGGGATTCGGCAGCGATGCTTCTCTTTTGTCCTCTGTTGTTACCGGTTTGGTCAATGTGTTCGCTACAACGGTTGCTATTGTTACTGTGGATAAGtggggaagaaaaaaattgcttGTTGAAGGTGCAATTCAGATGCTTTTGGGCCAg CTTGCGATGGGGATAATTCTTGCAAAATCCTTGCATTCCACAAACGAAATGCCAGACACGCTTGCCAAGGTGGTGGTGGTTTTGGTGTGCGTTTTCGTGACCGGTTTTGCATGGTCATGGGGTCCATTGGGATGGTTGATTGCCAGTGAAATGTTCCCACTTCCGATCAGGAATTCCGGTTACTTCTTCGCCGTCAGCACGAACATGTTGTTCACATTCATCATTGCACAATTGTTCTTGACCATGCTGTGCCACATGAAGTCCgggattttcttcttcttctctgctTTGCTCCTCATCATGTGCTGCTTTGCTGCTTGGTTTTTGCCTGAAACAAAAGGAATCCCAATCGATGAAATGGAAGAAAGAGCTTGGAGGAAGCATTGGTTCTGGAAGAAGTACAGTGAAGATGTTGTGCCTCAGGATGCAAAGGGAGAGATACAGAGAGCACAATCCAATCCggaggaaaaggaaaatttatga
- the LOC112490616 gene encoding uncharacterized protein LOC112490616, translating into MGVDAEKILVCLWRFLHFFMNASHRCLEKHPFVSSILLLSFIVYIFFNVVVYCFPFLVFTAILVKFFWSSGHPTIVQDAKESEKRNGRISNTNSVSVKEDHVVHRNIENPSFQTQKSRRRNFKDKNRPLDAQAAGKEEKDMFPSATANDNLIGNSASIDRDQKVDDGEKKSSLEHGEKSASNALAADNVQVDTKLPATYSELEVEEVDDDDEEETQEDGNHAMEWTADDEKNLMDLGLSEIERNKRLESLIAKRRARKIFKLQVEKALSSMHGGGLGHVAPILIAKNDHLNAPNNSNETEGLHIPGSAPSVLLPTQNPFDLPYDPHEEKPNLMADSFQQEFTEAHQKEMLFCRHESFSLGPSFPLEYKQDRNDFKFNSFIGTDRRALDGLGYSRFRMQPDKENHDQLIEHFMSKPYHSNPHINNTPDVIEKGSNFPTQLIDKAASKDEENAEHRTDMVDIKDKAMTKSANPTEPMFARSEAHIEPQVIEDGNDESPSPSSSPTSSSSSSSSSEITPNIFNPTRAGIPKPTLGYAAHNSLGLSVPRSITSRDPFYDSSPTANNKSKMEERLIYAMRPCHTATYSIASDMQVEVSDCGSPPAGNENNSPTDTDSLTNFGETEKCLSDDHKTFDDNRKGMEQVRDIKNSPPSDALLSETSESSMQQTDKLEPHLADEVLLSEKTEESLNHPGESTEEKSNIIYDERASVIDTVYVKEDRKEYGDIESEARVLTQEEILGEQPKPAEETKLEDMGNSESFADHQLMDNENLDLIGDSENPQTLIQQDNLRELPKPTEETTLESNKHVEVSSDNPADHQTMESVLSNEDNENSNTIEDSKKPPMLDQQEIARELPKPVEEVRLESDLHNEKISQIPDKDQSKETVEPDEGTMNLKISQIPDKDQSKETVEPDESTMNLKLIQGDGEELIEQEDGIKDMSKTIEAEAQVLIKQENVEDLPRPSKGTELQSNIDNDFKSENPAHHQPMESVQPKEDNENSRLIRDSEKLAEQEGGLTGTSSPIAAKENLLSSEDSKDEQNFVESEDLHANQSSDDPISSVVEQVPPVDVVPVNSSPSSSPTSVLTKHIAVGEMSSASLNEMVQIDVPQSDTEAMVRSSSSEELSLDNEPSNPPENFTDEFNIIGSTSKPLIDDKVGTEEPESDNKATDGDLATLLNPEAVAELSKEDLETHKTPIEDASGILEDFQTETISKISDDKEKLKSDEESGSQPDDAKVNLEAMKDGGLGGNGNTVE; encoded by the exons ATGGGTGTTGATGCAGAGAAAATACTGGTTTGTCTATGGAGATTTCTTCACTTTTTCATGAATGCTAGCCACAGATGTTTGGAAAAGCATCCTTTTGTTTCAAGCATTCTTTTACTCTCCTTCAttgtgtatatatttttcaatgttGTGGTTTATTGCTTTCCATTTCTTGTCTTCACTGCCATTCTTGTTAAATTCTTTTGGAGTTCTGGACATCCTACTATTGTCCAAGATGCCAAAGAATCTGAGAAAAGAAATGGTAGAATATCAAATACAAACTCTGTGTCTGTTAAAGAAGATCATGTTGTTCATAGAAATATCGAAAACCCTTCCTTTCAAACTCAAAAGAGTAGGAGAAGAAACTTTAAAGACAAGAACAGACCGTTGGATGCTCAAGCTGCTGGTAAGGAAGAAAAAGACATGTTTCCCTCAGCAACGGCTAATGATAATTTGATAGGCAATTCTGCTTCAATTGACAGAGACCAAAAAGTAGACGATGGGGAGAAAAAGAGCTCTTTGGAACATGGAGAGAAATCTGCTTCCAATGCATTGGCTGCTGATAATGTTCAAGTTGATACAAAACTTCCAGCCACATATTCTGAGTTAGAGGTTGAAGAAGTTGACGACGATGATGAAGAAGAGACACAAGAGGATGGGAATCATGCTATGGAATGGACAGCAGATGATGAGAAGAATCTAATGGATCTTGGACTTTCTGAGATTGAAAGGAACAAGAGGCTAGAAAGTCTAATTGCTAAAAGGAGAGCAAGAAAAATCTTCAAACTTCAGGTTGAGAAAGCTCTAAGTAGCATGCATGGTGGTGGTTTAGGTCATGTTGCTCCAATTTTAATTGCTAAAAATGACCATCTCAATGCTCCAAACAATTCTAATGAGACTGAAGGCTTACATATTCCTGGTTCAGCTCCTTCTGTTTTGTTACCAACACAAAACCCATTTGATCTTCCTTATGATCCACATGAAGAAAAGCCAAATCTCATGGCAGACAGTTTCCAACAAGAATTTACTGAAGCTCATCAGAAGgaaatgctattctgcaggcaTGAGAGCTTCAGTTTAGGTCCTTCTTTCCCGTTAGAGTACAAGCAAGATAGAAATGACTTCAAGTTCAATTCCTTCATTGGTACAGACAGGAGAGCATTGGATGGATTGGGTTACTCCAGATTCAGAATGCAGCCAG ATAAGGAAAATCATGATCAACTAATTGAACATTTCATGTCGAAACCATATCACAGCAATCCTCATATTAATAACACTCCTGATGTTATTGAAAAAGGATCAAACTTTCCAACTCAGCTAATAGACAAAGCGGCATCCAAAGATGAAGAGAATGCAGAACATAGAACTGACATGGTTGATATCAAAGATAAGGCCATGACGAAAAGTGCTAATCCCACGGAACCAATGTTTGCCAGAAGTGAAGCTCATATAGAACCACAAGTAATTGAAGATGGCAATGATGAATCACCCTCACCCTCATCATCGccaacttcttcatcatcatcatcatcatcatccgaAATAACTCCAAATATCTTCAACCCAACTAGAGCTGGAATTCCAAAACCAACACTTGGATATGCTGCACATAATTCCCTTGGTCTCTCAGTTCCTAGAAGCATAACCTCCAGGGATCCCTTTTATGATTCTAGCCCCACTGCAAACAACAAGAGCAAAATGGAGGAACGTTTGATTTATGCAATGAGACCTTGTCATACTGCTACATATTCCATAGCTTCTGACATGCAAGTGGAGGTGTCGGATTGTGGTTCACCTCCAGCAGGTAACGAAAATAATTCGCCCACCGATACAGATTCCTTGACCAATTTTGGGGAGACTGAGAAATGCCTTTCAGATGATCATAAGACGTTTGATGATAACAGAAAAGGAATGGAACAGGTTAGAGACATAAAGAATTCTCCTCCTTCAGATGCATTATTATCTGAAACTTCAGAAAGTTCAATGCAGCAGACAGATAAATTGGAGCCTCATCTTGCTGATGAAGTTCTTCTCTCTGAAAAAACAGAG GAATCACTGAATCATCCTGGTGAGTCTACAGAAGAGAAGAGTAATATCATCTACGACGAGAGAGCTTCAGTAATTGATACCGTCTATGTCAAGGAAGACAGAAAAGAATATGGAGACATAGAAAGTGAAGCTCGAGTGCTAACACAGGAGGAGATATTAGGGGAGCAGCCAAAACCAGCTGAGGAGACAAAGTTAGAAGACATGGGCAATTCCGAAAGCTTTGCTGATCATCAACTCATGGACAACGAGAATTTAGATCTTATAGGAGACAGTGAAAATCCACAAACATTGATTCAACAAGACAATTTAAGAGAGCTCCCAAAACCGACCGAGGAGACAACTTTAGAATCTAACAAGCATGTTGAGGTCAGTTCTGATAATCCTGCTGATCATCAGACCATGGAATCTGTACTATCGAACGAGGACAATGAGAATTCGAATACTATAGAAGATAGTAAAAAGCCACCAATGTTGGACCAACAAGAGATAGCTAGGGAGCTACCAAAGCCAGTTGAGGAGGTGAGGTTAGAATCTGACTTGCACAAtgagaaaatttctcaaattcctGATAAAGATCAATCCAAGGAGACGGTAGAACCAGACGAAGGCacaatgaatttgaaaatttctcaaattcccGATAAAGATCAATCCAAGGAGACGGTAGAACCAGACGAAAGCACAATGAATTTGAAGCTTATACAAGGAGATGGGGAAGAGCTAATCGAACAAGAAGATGGCATCAAGGATATGTCAAAGACAATTGAGGCTGAAGCTCAGGTTCTGATTAAGCAAGAGAATGTAGAGGATCTTCCAAGGCCATCCAAGGGGACAGAGTTACAATCTAATATTGATAATGATTTCAAATCTGAAAATCCAGCTCATCATCAACCCATGGAGTCTGTACAACCAAAAGAGGACAATGAGAATTCAAGACTTATAAGAGATAGTGAAAAGCTAGCTGAACAAGAGGGTGGATTGACGGGCACGTCAAGTCCAATTGCAGCCAAAGAAAACTTGCTTTCAAGTGAAGACAGTAAAGATGAGCAAAATTTCGTAGAAAGTGAAGACTTACACGCAAACCAGAGTTCTGATGATCCCATTTCATCAGTTGTGGAGCAAGTGCCACCGGTTGATGTAGTCCCAGTTAATTCAAGTCCATCGTCATCTCCAACATCTGTACTAACAAAACATATCGCCGTGGGCGAAATGTCCTCAGCGAGTTTGAATGAAATGGTACAGATAGATGTTCCACAATCTGATACGGAAGCCATGGTGAGAAGTAGTTCATCAGAGGAACTGTCGCTTGACAAT GAACCATCCAATCCTCCAGAGAATTTCACAGATGAATTTAACATCATAGGAAGTACAAGCAAACCGTTGATTGATGACAAGGTAGGCACAGAGGAACCAGAGTCCGATAATAAAGCCACTGATGGAGATTTAGCAACACTGCTAAATCCTGAAGCAGTTGCAGAATTGTCAAAAGAAGATCTGGAAACTCATAAAACACCGATTGAGGATGCATCAGGAATATTAGAA GATTTCCAAACAGAAACTATTAGCAAGATCTCTGATGACAAGGAGAAGTTGAAGTCTGATGAAGAAAGTGGAAGTCAACCGGATGATGCAAAAGTCAATTTGGAAGCCATGAAAGATGGTGGTTTAGGTGGTAATGGTAATACAGTGGAATAA